A genomic segment from Luteolibacter ambystomatis encodes:
- a CDS encoding sugar kinase, translated as MLQIKPASECAFDQISLGEVMLRLDPGEGRIRTARQFAAWEGGGEYNTSRGLRKVFNYKTAVVTAFVDNEVGHLIEDFIMQGGVSTEFIQWREDDGIGRKVRNGLNFTERGFGIRGAVGNPDRGNTAASHLKPGDIDWDHIFGKLGVRWFHTGGIFAALSETTAALTVEAVKAANKYGTIVSYDLNYRPSLWKTIGGLAKAQEVNREIAKYVDVMIGNEEDFTASLGFEVEGVDHNISNIETDAFKKMIETAVKEFPNFKVAATTLRGVITATINDWSAILWHDGKFHESRKYDKLEILDRVGGGDSFASGVQFGFLEFNDAQKAVDYGAAHGALASTTPGDTSMATRKEVEKQISGGGARVVR; from the coding sequence ATGCTACAGATCAAGCCCGCGTCCGAATGCGCGTTCGACCAGATTTCCCTCGGTGAAGTGATGCTCCGCCTGGATCCGGGCGAAGGTCGCATCCGCACCGCCCGCCAGTTCGCCGCCTGGGAAGGCGGCGGCGAGTACAACACCTCGCGCGGGCTGCGGAAGGTCTTCAACTACAAGACTGCGGTCGTCACCGCCTTCGTGGACAACGAGGTCGGCCACCTGATCGAGGACTTCATCATGCAGGGCGGCGTCTCCACGGAGTTCATCCAGTGGCGCGAGGACGACGGGATCGGCCGCAAGGTCCGCAACGGCCTGAATTTCACCGAGCGCGGGTTCGGCATCCGCGGCGCGGTCGGCAATCCGGATCGCGGCAACACCGCCGCCTCCCACCTGAAGCCGGGTGACATCGACTGGGACCACATCTTCGGCAAGCTCGGCGTCCGCTGGTTCCATACCGGCGGCATTTTCGCCGCCCTTTCGGAAACCACCGCCGCCCTCACCGTGGAGGCTGTGAAGGCCGCCAACAAGTACGGCACCATCGTTTCCTACGACCTCAACTACCGCCCGTCCCTCTGGAAGACCATCGGCGGTCTCGCCAAGGCCCAGGAGGTCAACCGCGAGATCGCGAAGTATGTGGATGTCATGATCGGCAATGAAGAGGACTTCACCGCCTCGCTCGGCTTCGAGGTCGAGGGCGTGGACCACAACATCTCCAACATCGAGACCGATGCCTTCAAGAAGATGATCGAGACCGCGGTGAAGGAGTTCCCGAACTTCAAGGTCGCCGCCACCACCCTGCGCGGCGTGATCACCGCCACCATCAACGATTGGAGCGCCATCCTCTGGCACGACGGCAAGTTCCACGAGAGCCGCAAATACGACAAGCTGGAGATCCTCGACCGCGTCGGCGGCGGCGACAGCTTCGCGTCCGGCGTGCAGTTCGGCTTCCTCGAGTTCAATGACGCACAGAAGGCCGTCGACTACGGCGCGGCCCACGGCGCGCTGGCCTCCACCACCCCGGGCGACACCTCGATGGCGACGCGCAAGGAAGTGGAGAAGCAGATCTCCGGCGGCGGCGCCCGCGTCGTGCGCTGA